From one Gadus morhua chromosome 8, gadMor3.0, whole genome shotgun sequence genomic stretch:
- the LOC115548606 gene encoding uncharacterized protein LOC115548606 yields MLAKLIYLSINFVISYGISKIYLKKMVCVCVCVCVCVCVCVCVCVCVCVCVCVCVCVCVCVCVCFQMAVDSGKTVVLAALGRPFSLGMLYDCRNDSLIPALTLWDREALEKGADERHQPYNDFEIVASDSIEDKSSALKVEASLKASFLCGLVEVEGSAKFLSDSKISRKQARVTLKYNTTTKFKELSMNHIGSGNMKHQDVFKSEQATHVVTGILYGAQAFFVFDREVSEKEDKQEIEGNLKVLMKKAPTLKIEGQGFLNIGEKDIANVEKFSCKFHGDFNLEKTPVSFREAIEVFQSLPKMLGTNGENAVPQKVWLMPLKNLDTAAAELVRQISHRLVRDAQNVMEDLSELERRCNDAERCTTAKQFPQINKKLKDFKELVSQYKLEFQDIMARKLPLIRGGGEEESVLANILKKVHSSPFKSGELNEWMESKETEIKLISSLIDKMPNMTIVTSRSTLHHEIHSGDITYAVCFVFTSLETPEPYLSALSNYLDETQTDNVPCAYDVEKEQWFFSNDVMDKLKEKVKLFKDFAEANKENNSIRFLTAATRDDEKKGATLHLYKDGSLVTDNFEPPSKPEMITADITHNSVTLNISPPRFGLTTVNHYTVEFCVHGGDDWHQQIESKAGDVTVSGLQINKKYQFRCRANCTVGFGPACVSSIKTLPSSKVKLSSRDLSKRLAEAVKNEGRKNSGTRDIYTLPLKAQPMEIEGCKCFMFGKDFGKKNRTIMVLGAIGSGKSTLINRMINYILGVTWDDTFRFKLVDEGTAKSQAHSQTSEVTVYKLNHREGFQIDYSLTIVATPGFGDTRGKERDRLIMSQLANLFSAESGISEIDAICFVVQALLARLTTTQKYCFDSVLRIFGKDVAENIRILVTFSDNTKPLVLGAINEFGVPCPKTKNGLPIHFKFNNSRLGAFNDDYDDDDDDDDDDDDDDDDDDDDDDVHKRMWDIGTKNMQKKFSDLKVIETKSLTLTMLRQRAQLEISIENIEIKVKLALTQLEENKKESQILQAHGSAFAGKLKEKYETASKKAMSVGDIIKQMELEHDHLEDEVVGLMERSAKCLNTLKEIALRPDPISTAEYIDLLIEGEKSEGKPGYLERINKLKELKKKAITAGKVASGATADSILQ; encoded by the exons ATGCTTGCTAAACTAATTTATCTTTCAATTAACTTTGTTATAAGCTATGGTATTTCTAAAATATATTTGAagaagatggtgtgtgtgtgtgtgtgtgtgtgtgtgtgtgtgtgtgtgtgtgtgtgtgtgtgtgtgtgtgtgtgtgtgtgtgtgtgtgtgtgtgtgtgtgtgtgtgtgtgtgtgtgtgtgtgttttcagatgGCCGTGGACAGTGGTAAGACTGTAGTGCTGGCCGCACTGGGCCGGCCCTTCAGTCTGGGGATGCTCTACGACTGCCGCAACGACTCACTGATCCCCG CTTTGACACTTTGGGACCGGGAAGCCTTAGAGAAAGGAGCAGATGAAAGACACCAACCATACAATGACTTTGAAATAGTTGCATCTGACTCCATCGAAGACAAATCTTCTGCATTGAAGGTTGAAGCTTCACTGAAAGCCAGTTTTCTGTGTGGACTGGTTGAGGTAGAAGGCTCTGCTAAGTTTCTCTCAGATTCTAAGATTTCCAGAAAACAGGCTAGAGTGACACTAaaatacaacaccaccaccaagtTCAAAGAGCTGTCAATGAATCACATTGGCAGTGGTAATATGAAGCATCAAGATGTTTTTAAGTCAGAACAAGCAACACACGTAGTGACAGGAATCCTTTATGGGGCACAAGCCTTCTTTGTGTTTGACCGTGAAGTGTCAGAAAAGGAAGATAAGCAAGAAATCGAGGGAAATCTAAAGGTGCTGATGAAGAAAGCACCCACCTTGAAGATAGAAGGCCAAGGTTTTCTGAACATTGGAGAAAAGGACATTGCAAATGTTGAGAAGTTCTCCTGCAAGTTCCATGGGGACTTTAACCTTGAGAAAACCCCTGTGTCTTTTAGGGAGGCAATAGAAGTCTTTCAAAGCCTACCTAAGATGTTGGGAACCAACGGAGAGAACGCAGTTCCTCAGAAGGTCTGGTTAATGCCACTGAAGAATCTAgatactgctgctgctgaactGGTTAGACAGATAAGCCATAGATTAGTCAGGGATGCTCAGAATGTCATGGAGGACCTCAGCGAGCTGGAAAGGAGATGCAACGATGCAGAAAGATGCACAACAGCCAAGCAGTTCCCACAGATTAACAAAAAGTTAAAGGATTTTAAAGAGCTGGTTTCTCAGTACAAACTGGAGTTCCAGGATATTATGGCGAGGAAACTCCCAttgatcagaggaggaggagaggaggaaagtgttCTCGCAAATATCCTGAAAAAGGtacattcctctcccttcaAAAGTGGTGAACTGAATGAGTGGATGGAAAGCAAAGAGACAGAAATCAAACTCATCAGCTCTCTGATTGACAAAATGCCCAACATGACGATCGTCACTAGTCGCAGCACTCTGCACCATGAGATCCACAGCGGAGATATCACATATGCTGTGTGCTTTGTCTTTACCTCCCTGGAAACCCCAGAGCCTTACCTTTCAGCTCTGTCCAACTACTTGGATGAAACCCAAACAGACAACGTGCCATGTGCTTATGATGTAGAAAAGGAACAATGGTTCTTCTCAAATGACGTAATGGACAAACTGAAAGAGAAAGTAAAGCTCTTCAAAGATTTTGCAGAAGCCAACAAGGAGAACAACAGCATCAGATTTCTAACAGCTGCGACAAGAGATGATGAGAAGAAAGGTGCAACCCTCCACCTCTACAAGGATGGCTCCTTAGTGACTGACAACTTTGAACCACCTTCGAAGCCAGAAATGATCACAGCTGACATAACCCACAACAGTGTAACACTGAATATTTCACCACCTCGATTTGGGTTGACAACTGTGAACCACTACACTGTTGAGTTCTGTGTCCATGGAGGCGATGATTGGCATCAACAAATAGAGAGCAAGGCTGGGGATGTCACAGTGTCCGGCTTACAGATAAATAAAAAGTATCAGTTCAGGTGTAGAGCCAACTGCACAGTCGGCTTCGGTCCGGCCTGTGTATCTTCAATTAAAACTTTACCATCCAgtaaagttaagttaagttctAGAGATCTTTCTAAGCGGTTAGCAGAAGCAGTTAAGAATGAAGGCAGGAAGAATTCAGGTACTCGGGACATTTACACTCTTCCTTTGAAAGCCCAGCCCATGGAGATAGAGGGATGCAAATGCTTCATGTTTGGAAAAGACTTTGGTAAAAAGAACCGCACCATCATGGTTCTAGGAGCCATTGGGTCGGGCAAGTCCACCCTGATCAACAGGATGATCAACTACATCTTGGGTGTCACATGGGACGATACTTTTAGATTCAAGTTGGTAGACGAAGGCACGGCCAAGTCTCAGGCTCACAGCCAGACCTCTGAAGTCACCGTGTACAAGCTCAACCACCGAGAGGGCTTCCAGATCGACTACTCCCTGACTATTGTGGCCACGCCGGGTTTTGGAGACACGAGAGGCAAAGAAAGAGATAGGTTGATTATGAGTCAGCTAGCAAATTTATTCTCTGCTGAAAGTGGAATCAGCGAGATTGATGCCATCTGCTTCGTGGTCCAAGCACTTTTAGCTCGGCTTACAACGACGCAGAAATACTGCTTTGATTCGGTGCTCCGCATATTTGGCAAAGATGTGGCAGAGAACATCCGGATTCTGGTGACATTTTCAGATAACACAAAACCTCTGGTTCTCGGGGCGATCAATGAGTTCGGGGTCCCATGTCCTAAAACGAAAAATGGTTTACCAATTCACTTCAAATTCAATAACTCTAGACTTGGTGCATtcaatgatgattatgatgatgatgatgatgatgatgatgatgatgatgatgatgatgatgatgatgatgatgatgatgatgtccatAAAAGGATGTGGGACATAGGAAccaaaaacatgcaaaaaaaatttTCTGATCTGAAAGTCATTGAGACCAAGAGCTTGACCTTAACCATGCTCAGACAGAGAGCTCAGCTGGAGATCTCCATTGAGAATATCGAGATTAAGGTGAAATTGGCCTTAACTCAACTTGAGGAGAATAAAAAAGAATCTCAAATTCTCCAAGCACACGGGTCAGCTTTCGCAGGCAAGCTGAAAGAAAAGTATGAGACGGCCTCTAAGAAAGCCATGTCCGTTGGTGACATCATCAAACAGATGGAGCTGGAGCACGACCACCTAGAGGACGAGGTGGTCGGGCTGATGGAGCGCTCAGCCAAGTGTCTCAACACCCTGAAGGAGATCGCTCTGAGGCCCGATCCAATCTCAACAGCTGAATACATCGACCTgctgatagagggagagaagtcaGAGGGCAAGCCTGGCTACCTGGAGCGCATCAATAAActcaaggagctgaagaaaaaGGCCATTACCGCGGGGAAGGTTGCTAGTGGGGCCACGGCCGACTCAATTTTGCAGTAG